A stretch of Oligoflexia bacterium DNA encodes these proteins:
- a CDS encoding prepilin-type N-terminal cleavage/methylation domain-containing protein — MLNYKNKPRCVGFTLLELLISIAIGVLLVSVAVPAYQKYIAKSKLGEGYLALRKVYDAQVVAASLPFSIEVYIPTLFGAPPVENVTCKKIPTFQPLLSVFVHPDYNPSDQFIGLYPAPLPGKKGAMAYFTYEFGLEAYTYDAAANTCTAFNNAIQFAGDKRVIERITGGGQTTVISFRYNMTMASETGAASYFGINAGTSSFLASEYGVAQNDTLMITAHADFDGDHNTNQQSLGVLESSKVVVSNNALYPFGYDKLTTLARGLYLNTEGEPTGTAIIEANVGE; from the coding sequence TGTTGGCTTCACCTTACTAGAATTGCTCATCAGTATTGCTATTGGAGTACTTTTGGTGAGTGTCGCTGTGCCCGCTTATCAAAAATACATTGCCAAATCAAAGTTGGGTGAAGGTTATTTGGCTTTGCGTAAAGTTTATGATGCGCAAGTGGTTGCTGCCAGTTTACCCTTTTCAATAGAAGTATATATACCAACGCTTTTTGGTGCACCTCCAGTAGAAAACGTTACTTGTAAAAAAATACCCACTTTTCAGCCTTTATTATCTGTGTTTGTACATCCAGACTATAACCCCAGTGATCAATTTATTGGTCTTTATCCCGCACCTTTGCCTGGGAAAAAAGGAGCTATGGCTTATTTTACCTATGAATTTGGCCTAGAAGCCTATACCTATGACGCGGCGGCAAATACCTGTACAGCCTTCAATAACGCTATTCAATTTGCTGGAGATAAAAGAGTGATTGAGCGCATAACTGGCGGCGGTCAAACAACCGTCATTAGTTTCCGCTACAATATGACCATGGCATCAGAAACCGGAGCTGCCAGCTACTTTGGGATCAATGCCGGTACCAGCAGCTTTCTTGCCTCAGAATACGGCGTTGCCCAAAATGATACTTTGATGATCACAGCCCATGCTGATTTTGATGGAGATCACAACACAAATCAACAAAGCTTAGGTGTTTTAGAATCTTCTAAAGTTGTAGTGTCTAATAACGCATTGTATCCTTTTGGTTATGACAAATTAACCACTCTGGCCAGAGGCCTTTATTTAAATACTGAAGGTGAACCTACAGGTACTGCAATCATTGAAGCCAATGTTGGTGAATAG